CAGGGTTGTCTAGGATATTATTGATACTGCACACCAAATAGTCCAGTATTTGTACCTGTGCTGTGTAATACAGCACCAGACTCCCTATTAAGCACACAAAAATGTTGTAGATAAATGCAAGTATGTTGTTTGGGATTTAAGTGACTGAAGACTACCTGCTGGGTGAGTAACATTGTGCTCTAAAAGAATGTACTAAAAtgaacaaacccaaaaccttcTTAATATACTTATATCATAGAGGACATAATACCCTGAAAAATGCCTTAAGCTGTTACACAATGCTCATTTTTACCTCCCTACAGAATGTGGAAAAACCTCCCCCACATACACATGCAAATAATTCTCCTGGTATACTACTACATAATTAAGAGgcttgatttaatttaaaatagtaGGTCTCTAGAATGGTCTACAGGGCTTATAGTACTTCAGCGAAGAGCAGAAACTACAACAGAAGCAGCTTATGAACCCAAGCCCCTCTACAAACAAGCCCACGTGTTGTTCCATTGGGTTCTTTCTCTCCACAGGAAAACAAGCTATTTCCTACCTTGACAATCTTCTCTTAATTTTGGTGCTGGGTATTCCTCAACAACATTGCTTTCTGGTCACACAGCAAACTGCCGTGGCTGCTGCATCAATGAGCAAAGACTGCAGTTTAAGTGCTGCAACATCAGCCAGGGACACAGTACAGCCTCTGCATCTCCTATCCCTCAGCAGCCATTTCAGTCACCACTTCCAGTCCTGCAAGGAATTCTCTTGCCTATTCATcctttcatgttctttttttgtgtgcgtatggctttttttttttctccttctgtgctGCGAGGGGAGATTATCTAAGCACCCCACCATCATGCAGGTACCCAGGCATCTCCCAATCCTTGCTGTATTTGTCCTAGCAAAGTAagcaagcagtattttcttcaaatactttCTGCAGAATGGGGACACAGGCCTTCCACATCAGAAGGTAACTTGCTTTTACATCCCCTTGGTCAATAACTCCCAGAGCTCTAACTCAATTTTCATTGTAAATAAGCTGTGATACACAAATGAAAGATGCCAATCAAGAAAAGCATACTTTGTACCTTAAAATCACTAGATTTTTGCTATACAGCAAATATTAATATCTTCTTGATGCTGTTGCACATGGGCTTGAGACCTGGAGGGCACAGTAGAGAGTAAAGGAAAGGGGATAGCATTCAATTAACTTTCTCCTGAGCAGCATGGAAGAACGCTGTAAGAATACAGATTTGGGAGCAGAGACCGCCGCTTTTCACAAGTACTGTACAGACCCAACAGACCGATTCCACCTCGGGCGGAGACCAGGTACCGGGGCAGCACAGCAGACCCCCCGCAGGCGCTGGCCGGGGCAGAGGCGCTGCCGACCGGTACCTCTTGCGAAGGGGGCCCACTCCTGGGCCCGCCCAGCTTAGGCCCACCCGCTGTAGCACCAGGACCCGCGGCGGAGCACCGCCCGCCCCAGGTATCCGTTCGAGATCGAAGGGCCTCCCTCAGCCCTTACAGCCCCCTCAGCTCCCGTCCCGCCCCAGGAGGGCCGTTACCCCCCCTCAGCCTTGCTACCGACTGCCCCGCCGGCGCTTCCGGGTCCCTCTCCTCAGCCCGCCTTCGCACAGCCCCACCAATCACCTCGTTTCGGTGCCACCCACCGCACCGAGGGATTGGCTGCGAGGCGCCCTGTCCCCGCCCCCTTCCCGCGCCTCCGAGCCgcagcggggctgggcggggCTCCCGCCTGCGGTCGGACGATGGCCGGGCGAGCGCCTCACGCCAGCGAGCGCCGCGGCTCCCTCGAAGCCCGCCCATCCCGCGCTGCATCCGCATTGGCCGTGTGCCCGGCTTCTCCCCGCCCCCGGCAGGCTCCGATTGGCGCCGTGTTGCCCGTGGCGCTGGGATTGGCCAGCAGGCGCTCTGGCGAGGAGTGAAGCGGCCGAGCGGCGGGGGCGGTGCAGCAGACGCCGGGTGGTCGGTAACGCGCTGGGCTCGCCGTCATGACTGAGGTGCGGGGGGGCCTCTGAGGGGACGGGGGGCGGAGGGGATGGGTGCCTCTCCCCCTTTCTGTCCTTCTCCCCTGCGTTGGGCGGTGGTAGTGGCAGCCTGCAGGTACTGACCTCAGCTACGCCCTGCGCCTTCTCCCTCTAGGCCGCGTTTCAGAAGGCCGCCGAGGAGGTGAAGCAGCTCAAGTCCCAGCCTACGGACCAGGAGATGCTCGACGTCTACAGCCACTACAAACAGGCCACGGTGGGCGACGTGAACACGGGTGAGCCTCGCCTCGGTccccggcgggcagcgccgccctGTGCAGGGcccccggcgggcagcggcctGGCAGCTGCGGCTTGGGGGCTGGGCGGGAGGCGACGGGGGAGGCAGGGCCTCTCCCCTATTGAGTGCCACCCTTCCTGCAATCCCGCGGTTTAGCAAAAACGGCTCAGTACCGACTTGGCATGGATTTGTATGCGGGCAGGCATAAGCTGACCTGATAAGGGTTTGTGCAATTTGTGGTTTTTAGATTAACCCAGCCGCAGTCATCTAAATCGTGTAGCAACAGTCTGAGAATCCTTTGTGTTAGCTTTGTGAAAATGTTGGGTTTGGGATTATTGGAGACCTCTGTCAGCAAGTACTTGCTTAGGCCGAGGGATGCTATCTTAATACAAACACTTCTCAGTTAAACAGGCTTAAACAGCAAGGCAAACCGTACAAGTGTGGAATTGCAGTAACTTTGAGGGGTGGAGTTCGTTTAAATTGGATTGGatgctaaaaataaactgtaaaaccaaaacagaagaagGGGACAAAACTTTATAGGAGCTGCAATTAAATACCACATCTTGGAAAGACTGTAGCAGAAATATCTCTGCAGGTATGCTATGCAAAATCTCTCCTGCTACTTCTGTTGCTACACTTAAGTCACTGGCAGCTCAGCCTAAGAATGACATTTAGAATGAAGCCTGTCTCTATTGGCCTCGTATAACACTTCAGTAACTGGAattagaaagggaaaaggtCATTTGTTTGGAGCACTGGCCTCCTGACCCAGTTGCTGGTGAAGTTTATTGGGTGTCGATTAAATTAAAAGCTGGCAGCGAAGTGTGCAGGAAATGGTCAGTATGGGCACTTGCAGTCTCTtaccccccacacacacatacacaccctGCAAGATGAGCAGCATGGAGGGGGAGAAGAACTAACTGGTTTTAAGGTTTGATCCTTTAGGTATGAGTGGACCTTAGCAGTATTAATGTTTGCTATGGTGAAATGGTGCTTTAGAGCTGTTAATATACCAATGTTTCTGCATGTTGCTGTGTTTTTGTGAAGCAGTAGCTAACAGGAGTTGGCTAGAAAAGCAGTCTCTGTAAGAGTAAACTAATAGGGTTTTTGTTGGAGACCGGTGGAGCTGCCAACTAGTTTTGCGGGTCACATTGCCATGTGAGCAGTACAAGGGTATTTTTGTGGGTAATGTCCAGTTCCATTTGTTAATCCTAAGAATTGTCTTCAACGAGACGGGAAGTAAAAACACAGAGGGTTTTATGTTTCTTGCTATATTATTTTCCGTATCAAGGGGACTTTATGTGAATAATAACCATATACACATCCGTatctcatttatttcttctttatttggCCACAATGTAGCCTGCAATGAAATGAGTTAGAATTCAGAGCTTATATCCCGAGATGACAGAGCAAATGAAGAACTGTGTGTTAGAAACATACTAATAACTTGATGATAATGAGTTCTAAGCTTTGCGCTACTAGTTTTGATTTCATGTCTCTGTGTAATGGACCTTAGGgcatttctgctttactttAAAGCTGATGCTCTTCAATCGGAGAGCTGACACGCAACAGCAGTCTCTTCAGAAAGTACGATAAAACCAAATCATGCTATTTGGTGGTGATCTGCTCAAATGCTGCTGTCTTAGGGGAACTTGACAGAGAATATCTCTGTTGCCACCAGTAGCATTCCAGCATGCTTCCGTGAGGTGATCTTCTGACTACAGGTTAGTAAGTAATAGCTGCAAAGAtgaaccattttattttatcatagTTAAGAGCTAAAATATCCCTTTCCTTCAGGAAAGGAATGAGTACTGCCTACCTTCAGACCACACAAACTAATACCGCTGTTTATCCTGTCTCTTTCAGACCGCCCTGGTATGCTGGACttcaaaggcaaagcaaagtGGGATGCCTGGAATGCATTGAAAGGTAAGTGTctgcttaaaaaattaaaaattagtaaataaaaccacaggCAAACTAGTCAGAAAAGCATATGTCGttcagcaagaaataaaatagtgtGGCCTTATAAGACAAGAGTTCTAGAATGCTGTGATAAACTTACTTTTGATTACCTCTGCAAGGCAGAAGTAATCTTGAAAAATGTAGCCTGTGTGAAATGGGATTAAGGTGAAATATCCCCCAGCTGGCCCAAGATGCCACACAAAGGAGaactgtagcagcagcagcaacttgAGTCAGTTTTCCAGGTCCCAGCCTGGTACCCCAGAGACTGAGCTCTCCCTCAGTTGTTTCTTTTGAAGCTTTCCTAAGTGGAAGATGCAACTGGGTGCTCTCCTCTAAATAAGAgccaaagaaattatttaatctaCGAAAACGGgatttttctggtgttttaaGAAGCCAGCACCACATTTAAATGCAGTCTAAGTTGGTTGAATAGCTTTCCTCTAATGGTTGTTATAGCATTAATAGAACTTTATTTGTATAGACAGCAACAGTGTATTTGCCACTTTGAAACACTGCTTAATATGTCTGTTTAATACTAGATTCACAGCCAAGTGACCTTCTTAgcttcttttctctctggtaGCGTGCTGCTACATGCTATAGCAAGGAATTGTGACTTGCATGCAAAAGGTATCTGACTGCTTCCTGTGTTCTGTCCTTCAGGAATGTCCAAAGAAGATGCAATGAAAGCTTACATAGCGAAAGTGGAAGAACTAAAGGGCAAATATGGCATCTGAGGACTGGATACAGCAGCCACTTGCACACCTGAAACATGCCTTATTTCTAATACTGTGGAAAACTGgtttctgcaaataattttaaatacctgTATATTACAGTCAGTTTTCCTCATGCCTGTAGTTCTGAGGAAGTTGTGTACCTGCCTAATGTACTGACA
The DNA window shown above is from Falco naumanni isolate bFalNau1 chromosome 8, bFalNau1.pat, whole genome shotgun sequence and carries:
- the DBI gene encoding acyl-CoA-binding protein produces the protein MTEAAFQKAAEEVKQLKSQPTDQEMLDVYSHYKQATVGDVNTDRPGMLDFKGKAKWDAWNALKGMSKEDAMKAYIAKVEELKGKYGI